The Sinomonas sp. P10A9 genome includes a window with the following:
- a CDS encoding GMC family oxidoreductase produces the protein MPVEEFDYVIVGAGAAGCAVAERLAEDPGTRVLLLEAGGPDKSFLIHIPVGFTKLTGPRYNWGFETVPQPQLNNREMWYPQGRTVGGSTSINAMIYIRGNKYDYERWAGLGNDQWGYEQVLPFFKKAEHNERLGGKYHGIDGAMNVTEQVQHNELSKAFVRAAQELGLQINADFNGVSQDGVGYYDVTQRNARRESASTAYLRRNRRRANLTVRPNSLATKVLIENGRATGIDYTCNGRPQTVRARREVVLSSGAVNSPRLLLLSGIGPADELRSLGIPVVHDLPGVGKNFQDHMDVYLTAETAPVSYNRSDRPVPATLAMIQYLLYRTGPITASVCEAGMFVRSSESVPAPDIQMHCLPAYVIDHGRIRVPGHGMTINTCNLRPKSVGSVTLRSSDPSVPPAVDPAFLTDPYDWQISLEGFKWGREMMATNAYAPYLKKEHMPGAQVRTDKEIREYVKQWAKTDYHPVGSCKMGADDMAVVDQELRLHGLDGLRVVDASIMPTLISGNTQATSIMIGEKGAHHILHGASALVK, from the coding sequence ATGCCTGTAGAAGAATTTGATTATGTCATCGTCGGGGCTGGCGCCGCAGGGTGCGCTGTAGCCGAACGGCTCGCCGAGGATCCCGGAACGAGGGTCCTGCTCCTGGAAGCAGGAGGACCCGACAAATCGTTCCTGATCCACATTCCTGTCGGATTCACGAAGCTCACCGGCCCCCGCTACAACTGGGGCTTTGAGACAGTCCCGCAGCCCCAGCTGAACAACCGCGAGATGTGGTACCCGCAGGGGCGCACCGTCGGCGGCAGCACATCGATCAACGCGATGATCTACATCCGCGGGAACAAGTACGACTACGAGCGCTGGGCCGGGCTCGGCAACGACCAGTGGGGCTACGAACAGGTGCTGCCGTTCTTCAAGAAGGCAGAGCACAACGAACGGCTCGGAGGCAAGTACCACGGCATCGACGGCGCGATGAACGTCACCGAGCAGGTGCAGCACAACGAGCTCAGCAAGGCGTTCGTGCGCGCCGCGCAGGAACTCGGGCTCCAGATCAACGCCGACTTCAACGGAGTGTCGCAGGATGGCGTCGGCTACTACGACGTGACCCAGCGGAACGCGAGGCGCGAGAGTGCCTCGACCGCATACCTGCGGCGAAATCGCAGACGGGCAAACCTCACGGTCCGCCCCAACAGCCTCGCAACGAAGGTCTTGATCGAGAATGGCCGGGCTACAGGGATCGACTACACCTGCAACGGCCGGCCGCAGACTGTCCGGGCCCGCCGCGAGGTGGTGCTCTCAAGCGGTGCGGTGAACAGCCCCCGCCTGCTCCTGCTCTCGGGAATCGGCCCCGCAGACGAACTGCGGTCGCTGGGGATCCCAGTGGTCCATGACCTGCCGGGTGTGGGCAAGAACTTCCAGGACCACATGGACGTCTATCTGACAGCCGAGACAGCCCCTGTCAGCTACAACCGCTCGGACCGGCCGGTTCCGGCAACGCTTGCGATGATCCAGTACCTGCTGTACAGGACCGGCCCTATCACCGCGTCCGTGTGCGAAGCCGGCATGTTCGTGCGGAGCAGTGAGTCAGTTCCTGCCCCGGACATCCAGATGCACTGTCTGCCCGCGTACGTCATCGACCACGGCCGAATCCGCGTGCCCGGACATGGCATGACGATCAACACGTGCAACCTTCGGCCCAAGAGCGTCGGTTCCGTGACACTACGGTCCTCGGACCCGTCGGTGCCGCCCGCCGTCGACCCGGCATTCCTCACAGACCCCTACGACTGGCAGATCTCTCTGGAAGGCTTCAAATGGGGTCGAGAGATGATGGCGACCAACGCGTACGCACCCTACCTCAAGAAGGAGCACATGCCAGGGGCTCAGGTGCGAACCGACAAGGAGATCCGCGAGTACGTCAAGCAGTGGGCAAAAACGGACTACCACCCTGTGGGCTCATGCAAGATGGGCGCCGACGACATGGCCGTGGTCGACCAGGAGCTCCGGCTACACGGTCTCGACGGTCTGCGGGTGGTGGATGCATCGATCATGCCAACGCTGATCAGCGGCAACACCCAGGCAACGTCGATCATGATCGGCGAAAAAGGCGCCCACCACATCCTTCACGGCGCCTCGGCCTTGGTGAAGTGA
- a CDS encoding bifunctional 4-hydroxy-2-oxoglutarate aldolase/2-dehydro-3-deoxy-phosphogluconate aldolase: MTDEWFTGGFFDVPVIAVLRGLDPGATVAYAERAWAAGVEHVEVPIQTPEAVRALEAAAHEAASWGKYVGAGTVTTVEQLEAAARVGVSFTVSPGLSEAIVRESARRGIPHLPGVATASEIMAARQLGLTWLKAFPASELGPRWVKAMLGPFPEAKFVATGGMTPQNASQMFEAGARVVGLSTAFASAQGMAEAAELIVRANQPH; the protein is encoded by the coding sequence ATGACTGACGAATGGTTTACCGGCGGGTTCTTTGACGTTCCCGTCATCGCTGTGCTGCGCGGCCTCGACCCCGGGGCCACAGTCGCTTATGCCGAGCGCGCGTGGGCCGCCGGCGTCGAACACGTCGAGGTGCCTATTCAGACCCCGGAGGCCGTCCGAGCCTTGGAAGCCGCAGCGCATGAAGCTGCCTCATGGGGCAAGTACGTCGGTGCCGGGACCGTTACCACTGTCGAACAGCTCGAGGCAGCAGCCCGGGTGGGCGTTTCGTTCACCGTCTCACCCGGGCTGAGCGAGGCCATAGTGCGCGAAAGCGCACGACGGGGCATCCCGCACCTCCCGGGAGTCGCTACGGCTAGTGAGATCATGGCCGCCAGACAGCTGGGACTGACTTGGCTCAAGGCTTTCCCTGCCTCCGAGCTTGGACCGCGGTGGGTCAAAGCCATGCTCGGTCCGTTCCCCGAGGCGAAGTTCGTCGCCACCGGGGGAATGACCCCGCAGAATGCGTCCCAAATGTTCGAGGCAGGTGCCCGCGTCGTCGGGCTCAGTACCGCTTTCGCGTCAGCACAGGGAATGGCGGAGGCCGCGGAGCTAATCGTCCGGGCGAACCAGCCGCACTGA
- a CDS encoding DNA-formamidopyrimidine glycosylase family protein, with protein MPEGDNVYQAATAMHAALAGKRLAASDFRVPSFATLDLAGWTVIEVLSRGKHLLHRLAPPGSGAQQEHDDAGRLSIHSHLSMEGSWQVYAAGQRWRKPGHTARVALTAEDGTSAVGFSLGVLEVIPTAQEGSAVGHLGPDLLGPDWDAARAEANVRRQPERAVGLALLDQRNLAGIGNIYRCEVCFLGRVHPATPVGRVPDLPGIIATAKRLLEANKSRPRNTVGGFGPRNSTWVYGRAGQPCLRCRTRIEHSTLAEPTPGTGTHIGETRERDIWFCPSCQPLR; from the coding sequence ATGCCCGAGGGTGACAACGTCTACCAGGCCGCCACGGCCATGCACGCCGCCCTCGCGGGAAAGCGCCTCGCCGCGAGCGACTTCCGTGTCCCCTCCTTCGCGACGCTGGACCTCGCGGGCTGGACCGTGATCGAGGTCCTCTCCCGCGGCAAGCATCTCCTGCACCGGCTCGCCCCGCCGGGATCCGGCGCGCAGCAAGAGCACGACGACGCCGGGCGCCTCAGCATCCACTCCCACCTTTCGATGGAGGGTAGCTGGCAGGTCTACGCGGCCGGGCAACGGTGGCGCAAGCCCGGCCACACGGCCCGGGTCGCGCTCACGGCCGAAGACGGCACGAGCGCCGTCGGGTTCTCGCTCGGTGTGCTGGAGGTGATCCCGACAGCGCAGGAGGGCAGCGCCGTCGGGCATCTCGGGCCGGACCTGCTGGGACCCGATTGGGACGCGGCCCGTGCCGAGGCGAACGTGCGCCGCCAGCCGGAGCGCGCCGTCGGCCTCGCGTTGCTCGACCAGCGGAACCTCGCGGGGATCGGCAACATCTACCGCTGCGAGGTGTGCTTCCTCGGGCGAGTCCACCCGGCGACGCCGGTCGGACGGGTGCCGGACCTGCCCGGCATCATCGCGACGGCCAAGCGGCTCCTCGAGGCCAACAAGTCCCGCCCGAGGAACACGGTGGGCGGATTCGGGCCGCGCAACAGCACGTGGGTCTATGGGCGTGCGGGCCAGCCGTGCCTCCGCTGCCGCACGAGGATCGAGCACAGCACTCTGGCCGAGCCGACCCCCGGCACTGGAACCCACATCGGCGAAACCCGGGAGCGGGACATCTGGTTCTGCCCCAGCTGCCAGCCGCTGCGCTGA
- a CDS encoding Lhr family helicase: MDRFGAATREWFLGSFREPTPAQTGAWEAISSGRHALVVAPTGSGKTLAAFLWSLDRLLAHDVAGSPGASGAPHAVGAERGDALPGLDATALPAAPDAGETAARGGRRRRAPKNHTRVLYISPLKALGVDVERNLRAPLIGISQTARRLGLPAPAVSVGVRSGDTSASDRRALLTNPPDILITTPESLYLMLTSQARETLAEVETVIVDEVHAVAGTKRGAHLAVSLERLDAILARPAQRIGLSATVEPRELVAQFLAGQAPCEIVAPPAAKTWELTVTVPVEDMSDLAGAAAAHDMGPASGLQPQASIWPHVEEKIVDLILANRSTIVFSNSRRLAERLTGRLNEIYAERMQPSVWDEPLPDEERGITSAGRAVSTVVERSRNQTRTPAEMMAQAGQTAGADPVLARAHHGSVSKEQRAQIEDDLKTGRLRCVVATSSLELGIDMGLVDLVIQVESPPSVASGLQRVGRAGHQVGEVSQGVLFPKHRADLVHTAITVERMLAGQIEALRIPANPLDILAQQTVAATALGPIDVEEWFDTVRRSAPFATLPRSAFDATLDLLSGKYPSDEFAELRPRIVWDRTEGSIEGRPGAQRLAVTSGGTIPDRGLFGVYIVGTEQEAPGAGSAASQAAKGGRRVGELDEEMVYESRVGDVFALGATSWKIEDITHDRVLVSPAFGQPGKLPFWKGDGLGRPIELGRALGAFQREVSGADRERATARIKAAGLDAFATGNLLQYLDEQKQATSIVPSDRTLVVERFQDELGDWRVVLHSPFGMPVHAPWALAVGRRLSERYGLDGSAMAADDGMVLRVPMMEDEPPGAELFVFEPDELEGIVTEEVGGSALFAARFRECAARALLLPRPNPGKRQPLWQQRQRSSQLLDVAKKYPQFPIILEAVRECLQDVYDLPALREVAAAMERRELRLVETTTQQPSPFARSLLFGYVAQFLYEGDSPLAERRAAALSLDSTLLNELLGRAELSELLDPKVIEQTERELQRLAEDRRLKGLEGAADLLRLLGPLSVDEVAERLRASDGEGAAAPFADAPHARGPLPVSGASGHLTEVSAYLHELVAARRALVVNIAGAERYAAIEDASRLRDALGVPLPIGVPLAFIEPVGDPLGDLVGRYARTHGPFAAGEAAARLGLGVAVVHTTLRRLAADGRVVEGSFRPRGGDAAPSPAEEWCDAEVLRKIRRRSLAALRADIEPVDQSAFARFLASWQHLGQTQDGGRDGHGQGRPRGALKGHDGVLTVVDQLAGVPIPASAWEPLVLRSRIQDYTPSLLDELMASGEILWTGAGSLPGNDGWISLHVADSGALTLAPDADFTPDDAQQRILDFLAGGGGYFFRQVAEAGAAGTGQMGSVLSDEAAIQAIWDLVWAGRLTGDTFAPVRAMLDAGHTAHRQPSRTPRVRSYGYGRPPRTGRLGGLGGRGFEPPAAPTPPMAVGRWSAVPHTDLDTTVRMHALAQLLMDRYGVLTRGSVTAENVAGGFGLLYKVLSRLEESGVCRRGYFVDRLGAAQFAVPATVDRLRTFSRDDVLSTDPGQAPAHGALALAATDPANPYGAALAWPEVPGAATGHRPGRKAGALVVTVDGALTLYVERGGKTLLAFTDDEDVLAPAARALVDVVRGGAVDKLAMEKVNGHDLLDTPLARALTSTGAYSTPRGVRIRA, from the coding sequence ATGGACCGTTTCGGTGCTGCGACGCGCGAGTGGTTCCTCGGCTCCTTCCGGGAGCCCACGCCCGCTCAGACGGGCGCGTGGGAGGCGATCTCCTCGGGCCGCCATGCGCTCGTCGTTGCCCCGACCGGGTCCGGCAAGACGCTCGCGGCGTTCCTGTGGTCCCTCGACCGGCTCCTGGCGCACGACGTCGCGGGGTCGCCGGGCGCTTCCGGCGCACCTCATGCGGTGGGAGCCGAGCGCGGAGACGCGCTTCCGGGGCTGGACGCCACCGCACTGCCGGCGGCCCCGGACGCGGGCGAGACGGCCGCGCGGGGCGGGCGGCGCCGTCGTGCGCCCAAGAACCACACCAGAGTCCTGTACATCTCCCCCCTCAAAGCCCTCGGCGTGGACGTCGAGCGGAACCTGCGGGCACCCCTCATCGGCATCTCGCAGACCGCGCGCCGGCTCGGCCTGCCCGCCCCGGCGGTGAGCGTCGGGGTGAGGAGCGGAGATACCTCCGCGTCGGACCGGCGCGCGCTCCTGACGAACCCGCCGGACATCCTCATCACCACGCCCGAGTCGCTGTACCTCATGCTCACCTCGCAGGCTCGTGAGACCCTGGCCGAGGTCGAGACGGTGATCGTCGACGAGGTGCACGCAGTTGCCGGTACGAAGCGGGGCGCCCATCTGGCCGTCTCGCTCGAGCGGCTCGACGCGATCCTCGCCAGGCCCGCCCAGCGGATCGGGCTCTCGGCCACCGTGGAGCCGCGCGAGCTGGTCGCGCAGTTCCTGGCGGGGCAGGCACCGTGCGAGATCGTCGCGCCTCCGGCCGCGAAGACGTGGGAGCTCACCGTCACGGTGCCGGTCGAAGACATGAGCGACCTGGCCGGCGCGGCCGCTGCGCATGACATGGGGCCGGCGTCGGGCCTGCAGCCGCAGGCGTCGATCTGGCCGCACGTCGAGGAGAAGATCGTTGACCTCATCCTCGCGAACCGCTCAACGATCGTGTTCTCGAACTCGCGCCGCCTCGCCGAACGGCTCACGGGGCGTCTCAACGAGATCTACGCCGAGCGGATGCAGCCGAGCGTGTGGGATGAACCGCTCCCAGACGAAGAACGTGGGATCACGAGCGCGGGCCGCGCCGTGTCCACCGTGGTTGAGCGGAGCCGAAACCAGACCCGCACGCCCGCCGAGATGATGGCGCAGGCTGGCCAGACCGCTGGCGCGGACCCGGTCCTCGCACGCGCCCACCACGGCTCCGTGTCGAAGGAGCAGCGCGCTCAGATCGAGGACGACCTCAAGACTGGGCGCCTGCGCTGCGTCGTCGCGACGAGCAGCCTCGAGCTCGGCATCGACATGGGGCTCGTGGACCTCGTGATCCAGGTCGAGTCGCCGCCCTCGGTCGCCTCGGGGCTCCAGCGGGTCGGACGCGCGGGGCACCAGGTCGGGGAGGTCAGCCAGGGCGTCCTGTTCCCCAAGCACCGGGCGGACCTCGTGCACACGGCCATCACGGTCGAGCGTATGCTCGCGGGCCAGATCGAGGCCCTGCGCATCCCCGCCAACCCGCTGGACATCCTCGCACAGCAGACCGTGGCGGCCACCGCGCTCGGGCCCATCGACGTCGAGGAGTGGTTCGATACCGTGCGCCGGTCCGCACCGTTCGCGACCCTGCCGCGCTCCGCCTTCGACGCGACCCTCGACCTCCTCTCCGGCAAGTACCCCTCCGACGAGTTCGCCGAGCTGCGCCCCCGCATCGTGTGGGACCGCACCGAGGGCTCCATCGAAGGCCGACCGGGGGCGCAGCGGCTGGCCGTCACGAGCGGCGGGACGATCCCGGACCGCGGGCTCTTCGGCGTCTACATCGTGGGTACCGAGCAGGAGGCGCCCGGCGCCGGGTCCGCAGCGTCGCAGGCCGCCAAGGGTGGGCGCCGCGTGGGCGAGCTCGACGAGGAGATGGTCTACGAGTCCCGGGTCGGGGACGTCTTCGCCCTCGGCGCGACGAGCTGGAAGATCGAAGACATCACGCACGACCGAGTCCTCGTCTCCCCCGCGTTCGGCCAGCCCGGCAAGCTGCCGTTCTGGAAGGGGGACGGCCTCGGCCGGCCCATCGAGCTCGGGCGAGCGCTCGGCGCATTCCAGCGGGAGGTCTCGGGCGCGGACAGGGAACGGGCGACGGCGCGCATAAAGGCCGCGGGGCTGGACGCTTTCGCGACCGGGAACCTGCTGCAGTACCTCGACGAGCAGAAGCAGGCCACCTCGATCGTCCCGAGCGACCGGACCCTCGTGGTCGAACGGTTCCAGGACGAGCTCGGGGACTGGCGGGTGGTGCTGCACTCCCCCTTCGGGATGCCGGTGCACGCGCCGTGGGCCCTCGCCGTCGGGCGGCGGCTGAGCGAGCGGTACGGGCTCGACGGCTCGGCGATGGCCGCGGACGACGGGATGGTGCTGCGCGTTCCCATGATGGAGGACGAGCCGCCAGGCGCCGAGCTGTTCGTGTTCGAGCCCGACGAGCTCGAGGGGATCGTGACCGAGGAGGTGGGCGGGTCCGCCCTGTTCGCCGCGCGATTCCGCGAGTGCGCCGCCCGCGCGCTCCTCCTGCCCCGCCCGAACCCCGGCAAACGGCAGCCGCTGTGGCAGCAGCGGCAGCGCTCCTCCCAGCTCCTCGACGTCGCCAAGAAGTACCCCCAGTTCCCGATCATCCTCGAGGCAGTGCGCGAATGCCTCCAGGACGTCTACGACCTCCCCGCGCTCCGCGAGGTCGCGGCCGCCATGGAGCGGCGCGAGCTAAGGCTCGTCGAGACGACCACCCAGCAGCCCTCCCCGTTCGCCCGTTCGCTCCTATTCGGGTACGTCGCCCAGTTCCTCTACGAGGGCGATTCGCCCCTCGCCGAGCGCCGCGCCGCCGCCCTCTCCCTCGACTCGACGCTCCTCAACGAGCTCCTCGGCCGCGCTGAGCTCAGCGAACTCCTCGACCCCAAGGTCATCGAGCAGACCGAGCGCGAACTGCAGCGGCTCGCCGAGGACCGCAGGCTCAAGGGGCTCGAGGGCGCCGCGGACCTGCTGCGGCTGCTCGGGCCGCTGTCCGTCGACGAGGTCGCGGAGCGGCTTCGCGCCTCCGACGGGGAGGGGGCCGCCGCCCCCTTCGCGGACGCCCCCCACGCCCGCGGCCCCCTCCCCGTCTCCGGCGCTTCGGGGCACCTCACCGAGGTCTCTGCTTACCTTCACGAGCTTGTCGCTGCCCGGCGGGCCCTTGTCGTGAACATTGCGGGCGCCGAACGGTATGCCGCGATCGAGGATGCCTCCCGGCTACGGGACGCCCTCGGCGTTCCCCTGCCCATCGGCGTTCCCCTCGCGTTCATCGAGCCCGTGGGCGATCCGCTCGGGGACCTCGTCGGGCGCTACGCGCGCACCCATGGACCGTTCGCGGCGGGCGAGGCTGCCGCGCGGCTGGGGCTCGGCGTCGCCGTCGTGCACACGACGCTCAGGCGGCTCGCCGCCGACGGCCGCGTCGTCGAGGGGAGCTTCCGGCCCCGCGGCGGCGACGCCGCGCCGTCGCCCGCCGAGGAATGGTGCGACGCCGAGGTCCTGCGGAAGATCCGGCGCCGCTCGCTCGCGGCCCTGCGGGCCGACATCGAGCCCGTGGACCAGAGCGCGTTCGCCCGGTTCCTCGCATCGTGGCAGCACCTCGGCCAGACTCAGGACGGCGGGCGGGACGGCCACGGACAGGGGCGCCCGCGCGGCGCCCTCAAGGGGCACGACGGCGTGCTGACCGTCGTCGACCAGCTCGCCGGCGTGCCGATCCCCGCGAGCGCGTGGGAGCCGCTCGTCCTGCGATCGCGCATTCAGGACTACACGCCCTCGCTCCTGGACGAACTCATGGCCAGCGGCGAGATCCTCTGGACGGGTGCTGGCTCGCTCCCGGGGAATGACGGCTGGATCAGCCTGCACGTGGCCGATTCTGGGGCCCTCACGCTCGCCCCGGATGCGGACTTCACCCCCGACGACGCCCAGCAGCGCATCCTCGACTTCCTCGCCGGGGGCGGAGGGTACTTCTTCCGGCAGGTGGCGGAGGCAGGGGCCGCAGGCACGGGACAGATGGGCTCGGTCCTCTCGGACGAGGCAGCGATCCAGGCCATCTGGGACCTCGTGTGGGCCGGCCGCCTCACCGGCGACACGTTCGCCCCCGTCCGCGCCATGCTCGACGCGGGCCACACCGCGCACCGGCAGCCGTCGCGGACCCCGAGGGTCCGGTCCTACGGCTACGGGCGGCCGCCGCGCACCGGCCGGCTCGGAGGGCTGGGCGGCCGCGGGTTCGAACCGCCCGCGGCCCCGACGCCCCCGATGGCCGTGGGACGCTGGTCCGCGGTCCCCCACACTGACCTCGACACGACTGTCAGGATGCACGCTCTCGCCCAGCTGCTCATGGACCGCTATGGCGTGCTCACCCGCGGCTCGGTTACCGCCGAGAATGTCGCTGGCGGATTCGGGCTGCTGTACAAGGTCCTCTCACGGCTCGAGGAGTCTGGGGTGTGCCGGCGCGGCTACTTCGTCGACAGGCTTGGCGCGGCCCAGTTCGCGGTCCCCGCCACCGTGGACCGCCTGCGCACGTTCTCCCGCGACGATGTGCTCTCAACCGATCCGGGCCAGGCTCCCGCGCACGGCGCGCTTGCCCTCGCGGCCACCGACCCGGCCAACCCGTACGGCGCCGCGCTCGCGTGGCCCGAGGTCCCGGGCGCCGCGACGGGGCACCGACCCGGACGGAAGGCGGGAGCGCTCGTCGTGACGGTCGACGGCGCGCTCACCCTGTACGTGGAACGCGGCGGGAAGACGCTGCTCGCCTTCACGGACGACGAGGACGTCCTGGCCCCAGCCGCGCGTGCTCTCGTCGACGTGGTGCGCGGCGGGGCGGTGGACAAGCTCGCAATGGAGAAGGTCAATGGCCACGACCTCCTCGACACTCCCCTCGCCCGGGCGCTCACCTCCACGGGTGCGTATTCAACACCGCGCGGCGTGAGGATACGGGCGTGA
- a CDS encoding DUF4232 domain-containing protein, whose product MNRFQRAFVLASPLVLAAALAGCGSGGTAPSSSQTAGSPSPSATQSPSASPSGTPSGGGSGSPSDTGTPVAGGPARCLSTQLEGSLQPGGGGAAGTVYQKIALKNTSQTACLLEGFAGVSLTNGPTGDPIGAPADRDTSVAVVPIVLQPEQSGAADFGLHQAGNFQGCTVVTAAGYRVYPPEDYGSLFIPAPATACSNADIHLLTLRAFQPF is encoded by the coding sequence ATGAACCGCTTCCAACGCGCCTTCGTCCTCGCGTCACCCCTCGTGCTCGCTGCGGCGCTTGCCGGCTGCGGCTCGGGAGGGACGGCACCGTCCTCGTCGCAGACCGCCGGATCGCCGTCGCCCTCAGCAACCCAGTCCCCGAGCGCTTCGCCTAGCGGGACGCCGTCAGGCGGCGGCTCCGGGTCACCGAGCGACACGGGCACCCCCGTCGCGGGCGGCCCTGCGCGGTGCCTTTCGACCCAGCTCGAGGGAAGCCTCCAACCCGGCGGTGGCGGAGCCGCGGGAACCGTCTACCAGAAGATCGCCCTGAAGAACACGTCGCAGACGGCGTGCCTGCTCGAGGGCTTCGCCGGGGTCTCCCTCACCAACGGGCCCACCGGCGATCCGATCGGTGCGCCGGCGGACAGGGACACATCGGTGGCCGTGGTGCCGATCGTGCTCCAGCCGGAACAGAGCGGGGCCGCGGACTTCGGCCTGCATCAGGCGGGCAACTTCCAGGGCTGCACCGTCGTCACGGCCGCCGGCTACCGCGTGTACCCGCCGGAGGACTACGGCTCGCTGTTCATCCCCGCCCCCGCAACGGCGTGCAGCAATGCAGACATCCACCTCCTGACACTCAGGGCGTTCCAGCCGTTCTGA
- a CDS encoding YcnI family protein: protein MNTTTQTTRTRRATRAVAPAVVAGGLLLAAAGAASAHVGIDPTSTAAGSSTLLTLAIPHGCGDSPTTKLTISLPAEIADATPTVNPNWTVEKVTQKLDTPQKTADGATITQRTGQIVYTAKTPLDPHQRDTFVLSLKLPADAAGRSLYFPTLQTCEQGQTDWKEIPAAGQDHDSLKAPAPSITVTAAATAASAGGTHAGHTATEALATAEPASSTTAESGSAAGWVGLGAGLAGLLLGGVALFRTRGRRA from the coding sequence GTGAACACCACCACCCAGACCACCCGAACCCGCCGCGCCACCCGCGCCGTTGCCCCCGCCGTCGTCGCCGGCGGACTCCTCCTAGCCGCAGCCGGTGCGGCATCCGCGCACGTGGGGATCGACCCCACGTCCACCGCGGCGGGCTCCTCCACCCTCCTCACCCTGGCCATCCCGCATGGCTGCGGCGACAGCCCCACCACAAAGCTCACCATCTCGCTCCCCGCCGAGATCGCCGACGCCACGCCCACGGTCAACCCGAACTGGACGGTCGAGAAGGTCACGCAGAAGCTCGACACGCCGCAGAAGACGGCCGACGGCGCCACCATCACCCAGCGGACCGGGCAGATCGTCTACACGGCCAAAACACCGCTGGACCCCCACCAGCGAGACACGTTCGTACTAAGCCTCAAGCTCCCGGCCGACGCCGCGGGCCGGTCACTGTACTTCCCGACGCTGCAGACCTGCGAGCAGGGCCAGACCGACTGGAAGGAGATCCCGGCTGCCGGCCAGGACCATGACTCGCTCAAGGCACCCGCGCCCTCGATCACTGTGACGGCGGCGGCCACGGCGGCCAGTGCGGGCGGCACCCACGCGGGCCACACCGCCACCGAGGCCCTTGCCACCGCCGAACCGGCGTCCTCGACGACCGCCGAGAGCGGCAGCGCCGCAGGCTGGGTAGGCCTCGGCGCCGGCCTGGCCGGGCTGCTCCTCGGCGGCGTGGCACTCTTCCGGACGCGGGGCCGCAGGGCGTAG
- a CDS encoding cation:proton antiporter, producing MSFVELSLICVVALLGPALAAKRSWHLPLVLGELLAGVIVGKSLLGWVNAGNETFTFLADIGFALMMFVAGTHVPMRDRTIRDAVGKGALRVVITAVLAAALGIGVAILLGSANAPLYVVLMASSSAALVLPIIDSLKLSGPSVLELTAQVALADVAAIVALPLAIDPANAGPKALGALAVAVCAVVLWWGLRRFENDGSRQRLHDMSEARKFALELRIQLSILFALAGLAVFTHVSIMLAGFAFGLAVSAVGEPRRLARQLFALNDGFLGPVFFVWLGASIDLRQLGGHPQMILLGLLLGVGAVVAHAANRLAGLPLPFAIASAAQLGVPVAAATIGHSLGVLAAGEDAALLLGALVTIGGTTAAASWAAKRAAASGPPTASAPGGQAQPAA from the coding sequence GTGTCGTTCGTTGAGCTCTCCCTCATCTGTGTCGTCGCGCTCCTGGGCCCCGCACTCGCCGCAAAGCGGTCATGGCACCTCCCGCTCGTCCTGGGCGAGCTCCTCGCCGGTGTCATCGTCGGCAAGTCACTTCTGGGTTGGGTCAACGCGGGCAACGAGACATTCACGTTCCTGGCGGATATCGGCTTCGCGCTCATGATGTTCGTTGCCGGCACGCACGTGCCGATGCGCGACCGCACGATCCGCGACGCGGTCGGCAAGGGCGCGCTCCGCGTCGTCATCACGGCGGTCCTGGCCGCGGCGCTCGGAATCGGCGTCGCCATCCTCTTGGGGTCGGCGAATGCGCCCCTGTACGTGGTTCTCATGGCGTCGTCGTCGGCCGCCCTGGTCCTGCCCATCATCGACTCGCTCAAGCTCAGCGGCCCGAGCGTCCTCGAACTGACCGCACAGGTGGCCCTCGCGGACGTCGCCGCGATCGTTGCACTCCCGCTGGCCATCGATCCCGCCAACGCCGGTCCGAAGGCCCTCGGAGCTCTCGCTGTGGCCGTGTGCGCCGTCGTCCTCTGGTGGGGGCTGCGGCGCTTCGAGAACGACGGATCACGCCAACGCCTCCACGACATGTCGGAGGCGAGGAAGTTTGCGCTCGAGCTGCGCATCCAGCTGTCAATCCTGTTCGCGCTGGCCGGTCTGGCCGTTTTCACCCACGTGTCGATCATGCTCGCGGGGTTCGCGTTCGGCCTCGCGGTCTCCGCGGTCGGGGAGCCGCGCCGCCTCGCTCGGCAGCTGTTCGCGCTCAACGACGGCTTCCTCGGCCCGGTCTTCTTCGTCTGGCTGGGCGCGTCGATCGACCTCCGCCAGCTCGGCGGCCACCCGCAGATGATCCTGCTCGGCCTGCTCCTTGGCGTCGGCGCAGTCGTGGCACACGCTGCCAACCGGCTCGCGGGCCTTCCGCTGCCATTCGCGATCGCCTCCGCGGCGCAGCTCGGCGTGCCCGTGGCCGCCGCGACGATCGGCCACAGCCTCGGCGTGCTCGCAGCTGGGGAGGACGCCGCCCTCCTGTTGGGAGCGCTGGTCACGATCGGAGGCACGACCGCGGCAGCCTCCTGGGCCGCCAAACGTGCAGCGGCGTCTGGGCCGCCAACAGCGAGCGCACCCGGAGGCCAGGCCCAGCCGGCGGCCTGA